One genomic segment of Brassica napus cultivar Da-Ae chromosome A3, Da-Ae, whole genome shotgun sequence includes these proteins:
- the LOC106428879 gene encoding uncharacterized protein LOC106428879: protein MEAKFQKSMISGIQTVPPVEVTKHRKVRSISVGDPLGAGIFQRTLNIVTYYKHAGDSGDRGWLVGGWMKESLGRALTLHPMTAGRLRWRRKTTAADEDGLEVVANDCGVRLVEARFPASLPEFFEMVKRDNGRAEAETVFWTDINEVDPQFSPLFYVQVTSFESGGYSVGISCSILLADILLETDFLTKWAQIQSSLAQYQTTLKPLFYLPSNKRINFLTELSRSASVLDRGEPLVFLAKTCSKMSLACVKKAVANRETTRANVFLFVKEQVGDKNRNTTERDGTKVDIHTSDEAISDCDCGDDIEEETDVGVLDLSLSFDDKFEGSSCWTGSISKGLVFGVPSTFGDTKSLVKFVIALPKK, encoded by the exons ATGGAGGCTAAATTCCAAAAGTCGATGATCTCTGGAATACAGACGGTCCCGCCGGTGGAAGTCACCAAGCACCGTAAAGTCCGCTCCATATCTGTTGGAGATCCCTTGGGAGCAGGAATATTCCAGCGGACATTAAACATAGTCACCTATTACAAGCATGCAGGTGATAGTGGTGATAGAGGATGGTTAGTGGGCGGGTGGATGAAGGAGTCGTTAGGGAGAGCCTTGACGTTGCATCCTATGACTGCTGGTAGACTGAggtggaggaggaagacaacAGCGGCGGATGAAGATGGTCTGGAGGTGGTGGCTAATGACTGTGGCGTTAGGCTGGTTGAGGCTAGGTTCCCGGCGAGTTTGCCGGAGTTTTTTGAGATGGTGAAGAGAGACAATGGCAGAGCTGAAGCAGAGACTGTCTTCTGGACAGACATTAATGAAGTTGATCCTCAATTCTCTCCATTGTTCTATGTTCAG GTGACTAGCTTTGAGAGTGGTGGGTACTCAGTTGGGATAAGCTGCAGCATCCTATTAGCTGATATCCTCCTTGAGACAGACTTCTTGACCAAATGGGCACAAATCCAAAGCTCTTTAGCTCAATATCAGACCACACTCAAACCACTCTTCTACCTCCCATCAAACAAAAGAATCAATTTCCTCACTGAACTGTCTAGGTCAGCCTCGGTTCTCGACCGCGGTGAACCCCTTGTTTTCCTGGCTAAAACATGCTCGAAAATGTCACTAGCATGCGTGAAAAAGGCCGTTGCAAACCGAGAAACAACTAGGGCGAATGTATTCTTGTTCGTCAAGGAACAAGTTGgtgataaaaatagaaatactactgAACGTGATGGTACGAAGGTAGACATTCATACGAGTGATGAAGCGATTAGCGACTGCGATTGTGGTGACGACATAGAAGAGGAGACAGATGTTGGAGTACTTGATCTGAGCTTGTCGTTCGATGACAAATTTGAAGGCAGTTCATGCTGGACTGGGTCTATCTCAAAAGGGCTTGTGTTTGGCGTCCCATCTACTTTTGGTGATACTAAGTCGCTTGTCAAATTTGTTATTGCATTGCCAAAAAAGTGA
- the LOC106428835 gene encoding F-box/LRR-repeat protein At5g02910 isoform X1, whose product MSDDCRENHSYRKIKRARDSTNGVDSISSLPDVILQHIFSLIPTKYAIRTSVLSKRWKHVWSETPSLDIDCYRYKPDSVYETIARRYSSPKITTFRLSISTTEAKPKQIDSLIEFAVSHSTEKLSLELRHAYAVAYRFPEVFFTSCSLKQLFVESGTIDTIPGHVTVSWRSLKTLSLRGCVLSDEACAKILSGSPLLECLTLFCDKLERLDLSECLMLKRLDVQCWEQELQIVAPRISFLSLTHSDESKCELADVSSLTEANVNIYCSRRLGFLYDDFGDPETGLADSLQVLILQTLEKLQSVEKLTLCGAFCLQILSLAVVCGVPFPMFKKMEALTLEMAIYPSIVPGVAKLLQNSPRLKTIKFETVDCKMLEETRLTNYLYWKGLETRQCWKPKDLDGSEPELMSSVMKFLLKKSGDDWYKVGSYTFSLNKNSELSFVTDLTQDWFFR is encoded by the exons ATGTCGGACGATTGCCGAGAAAACCACAGCTACCGCAAAATCAAACGAGCTAGAGATTCAACCAACGGTGTGGATTCCATCAGCTCTCTACCCGACGTGATCCTCCAACACATCTTCTCTCTAATCCCGACAAAATACGCAATCAGAACCTCCGTCTTGTCCAAGCGATGGAAGCACGTATGGTCAGAAACACCTTCTCTCGACATCGATTGCTACAGATACAAACCCGATTCGGTCTACGAAACCATAGCTAGAAGATACTCATCTCCCAAAATCACGACCTTTCGTCTCTCCATCAGCACCACCGAGGCTAAACCTAAACAGATCGACAGCTTGATCGAGTTCGCCGTGTCTCACAGCACGGAGAAGCTGTCTCTAGAGCTCCGTCATGCTTACGCTGTGGCTTACCGTTTCCCCGAGGTCTTCTTCACCAGCTGCTCTTTAAAACAGCTCTTTGTCGAATCGGGAACTATCGATACGATTCCTGGACACGTCACCGTGTCTTGGAGATCTTTAAAGACATTATCTTTGAGAGGCTGTGTGCTTTCTGATGAGGCATGTGCCAAGATCCTTTCTGGCTCTCCGCTTCTCGAATGCTTGACGTTGTTTTGTGATAAACTCGAGCGTCTTGATCTCAGCGAGTGTCTGATGTTAAAGAGGTTGGATGTTCAATGCTGGGAGCAAGAGCTGCAGATTGTGGCGCCGCGTATCAGTTTTTTGAGTTTGACTCATAGTGATGAGTCAAAATGTGAGTTAGCGGACGTCTCTTCTTTAACGGAAGCTAACGTGAACATCTACTGTTCCAGACGTCTTGGTTTCTTGTACGATGACTTTGGCGATCCGGAGACTGGTTTAGCTGATTCGCTTCAAGTGTTGATCCTCCAGACGCTTGAGAAGTTGCAGAGCGTGGAGAAACTTACTTTGTGTGGAGCTTTCTGTCTTCAG ATCTTATCTCTTGCCGTCGTCTGTGGTGTTCCTTTTCCGATGTTCAAGAAGATGGAAGCTTTGACTCTTGAAATGGCTATCTATCCATCTATTGTTCCTGGTGTAGCAAAGCTGCTACAAAACTCGCCAAGATTAAAGACTATCAAATTTGAGACAGTTGACTGCAAAATGTTAGag GAGACTCGTCTTACCAACTACTTGTATTGGAAAGGCTTGGAAACGCGTCAATGTTGGAAACCGAAAGATTTGGACGGCTCTGAACCGGAACTCATGAGTTCTGTCATGAAATTTCTGCTGAAAAAAAGTGGAGACGATTGGTATAAGGTTGGGAGTTACACTTTCTCACTAAACAAAAACTCTGAGTTATCTTTTGTCACTGACTTGACTCAAGACTGGTTCTTTCGTTGA
- the LOC106428835 gene encoding F-box/LRR-repeat protein At5g02910 isoform X2, translated as MSDDCRENHSYRKIKRARDSTNGVDSISSLPDVILQHIFSLIPTKYAIRTSVLSKRWKHVWSETPSLDIDCYRYKPDSVYETIARRYSSPKITTFRLSISTTEAKPKQIDSLIEFAVSHSTEKLSLELRHAYAVAYRFPEVFFTSCSLKQLFVESGTIDTIPGHVTVSWRSLKTLSLRGCVLSDEACAKILSGSPLLECLTLFCDKLERLDLSECLMLKRLDVQCWEQELQIVAPRISFLSLTHSDESKCELADVSSLTEANVNIYCSRRLGFLYDDFGDPETGLADSLQVLILQTLEKLQSVEKLTLCGAFCLQILSLAVVCGVPFPMFKKMEALTLEMAIYPSIVPGVAKLLQNSPRLKTIKFETVDCKMLEETRLTNYLYWKGLETRQCWKPKDLDGSEPELMSSVMKFLLKKSGDDWYK; from the exons ATGTCGGACGATTGCCGAGAAAACCACAGCTACCGCAAAATCAAACGAGCTAGAGATTCAACCAACGGTGTGGATTCCATCAGCTCTCTACCCGACGTGATCCTCCAACACATCTTCTCTCTAATCCCGACAAAATACGCAATCAGAACCTCCGTCTTGTCCAAGCGATGGAAGCACGTATGGTCAGAAACACCTTCTCTCGACATCGATTGCTACAGATACAAACCCGATTCGGTCTACGAAACCATAGCTAGAAGATACTCATCTCCCAAAATCACGACCTTTCGTCTCTCCATCAGCACCACCGAGGCTAAACCTAAACAGATCGACAGCTTGATCGAGTTCGCCGTGTCTCACAGCACGGAGAAGCTGTCTCTAGAGCTCCGTCATGCTTACGCTGTGGCTTACCGTTTCCCCGAGGTCTTCTTCACCAGCTGCTCTTTAAAACAGCTCTTTGTCGAATCGGGAACTATCGATACGATTCCTGGACACGTCACCGTGTCTTGGAGATCTTTAAAGACATTATCTTTGAGAGGCTGTGTGCTTTCTGATGAGGCATGTGCCAAGATCCTTTCTGGCTCTCCGCTTCTCGAATGCTTGACGTTGTTTTGTGATAAACTCGAGCGTCTTGATCTCAGCGAGTGTCTGATGTTAAAGAGGTTGGATGTTCAATGCTGGGAGCAAGAGCTGCAGATTGTGGCGCCGCGTATCAGTTTTTTGAGTTTGACTCATAGTGATGAGTCAAAATGTGAGTTAGCGGACGTCTCTTCTTTAACGGAAGCTAACGTGAACATCTACTGTTCCAGACGTCTTGGTTTCTTGTACGATGACTTTGGCGATCCGGAGACTGGTTTAGCTGATTCGCTTCAAGTGTTGATCCTCCAGACGCTTGAGAAGTTGCAGAGCGTGGAGAAACTTACTTTGTGTGGAGCTTTCTGTCTTCAG ATCTTATCTCTTGCCGTCGTCTGTGGTGTTCCTTTTCCGATGTTCAAGAAGATGGAAGCTTTGACTCTTGAAATGGCTATCTATCCATCTATTGTTCCTGGTGTAGCAAAGCTGCTACAAAACTCGCCAAGATTAAAGACTATCAAATTTGAGACAGTTGACTGCAAAATGTTAGag GAGACTCGTCTTACCAACTACTTGTATTGGAAAGGCTTGGAAACGCGTCAATGTTGGAAACCGAAAGATTTGGACGGCTCTGAACCGGAACTCATGAGTTCTGTCATGAAATTTCTGCTGAAAAAAAGTGGAGACGATTGGTATAAG